ATACCAGCAACGAGTTGTCCCAAAGCAGCCATTTTTTCATTCTGAATCAATCGCGTATAGTTTTGCTGAAGATCGCGAAACCCTGCTTTGAAAACTCTAGATTGTTCCTCTACCTGTTGTAGCTGAATGAGTGTTAAAACATGAATTTGGGAGTAGGCTAAGAGTAATTGATGAAAATCGATCAGCTTATATTTTCCAGAGGTAGCTTTAACTAAAATCGGCTCATAGCTAATTTGGGGTGGTTGTTGCAAAGTTACCTCAGTGGCCTTGACAATCAGCGTATCATCAGAAAATGCTAATATCTCTGGCGGGAAAAACTTATAAAGAATTCTAATCGGTTTTGTAGAAAATAGTGCCAGACTATAGGGGTTGCTCATGTGTTCAAAAAATTTCCGCCGCGAAATCATCCCCACATATTGTTGATTATTGTTGAGGATAATTCCTGGTAATAAAGGCTCTTGCTTAAAGAGCATAGCTAAATCATTACCCGGACGTTCTAATTCGATATGAACTTGCCAAGATGGTAATTCTTGTAAAGTTGACCTTAATTGCAACTTGGACTCGTTAGTATTTATTGGATTACCGATAGTCAGCATACTTTCAAGGCTTGACTGCTGAAGTAATATGTCTGGTAACATCATGAATACCCGTCTCTATAATTTCAAAGTTCATTAATCTTTACAAACTTATCTTTCCCACATTCTTACCTAAAATTCACATTTTAGATGTGGGAATATAGAGTACTTCAGCGAATCCAATACTTTTATGAGTGCGTAGACTTTTAGTGGCTTATCATTAGAGGCAATTATTTATTAAGCTGTCATTGCAAGCGTAATAAAATGGAACAAAGAAATCGCAACATCTAGATTTTGCGATCGCTTCCTTCGCAATCACAATCTATCATCTTGATAAATTTGCAAAATGGGGATGCTCTCGGTTAAAATTTAACCTTTTTTATTGATGTTGTCTTTCTCTTTAACATCCAAGCAAAACCACAAGCAAAGAGACTACCACCTAATGTTGCAGGTTCAGGTACTTGTCTGTAAGAAACTTTCCCAGAAAAAATTTCAGTATTTGGAGAAGTTCTAGAATAGATTGTAAAATCTTCACCAACAATTTCGTAACTTCTAGAACTGGAAGGATTAGCTTTATCATTAAATGTATAATCTAATCCCACAGAAGACGCTTCTTCTAAAAATGTCGTTGAAAATACAAGGGGAAAGTCTGGGTAGTTCAAATCATCTTTTTCTGTGTAAATGCTGGAATCTCCATCAAATTTAAAAGAGAGTGACTGAAGCGGCGATTCTGGAATGTTGTCATTACTAAAATTTGAGTCATCAAAACTAAAAAAGCCATTTCCTGTAGTTATAGGACTCTCAACTGTGAAAGCGTAATTTACAAGTGCAGCCGATGCAGATTTGGTATTTTCTATAGTAGCCAAACCAAAAGCAAGACTAGCTGCAATTACTAATTGTGGAACCAATCTCATCTCAGTTTTCCTCACGATATATTCTTGCAAGCAATGCAAACTGCAAAATTTATGAATAAGCTAACTCTAACTTACTTATTTACTTGCTTTTTTGTCAGGGATTATTCACTGATTCAAAATTCACTATTGTTTGTTTACCCTGTTCAAACAAAGAAATAATTAACCAAATATTTGGAATCAGATTATTGTGAAATAATGAGTTTAAGCTGAGTTTAATTTGAGGTAAAATTCCTGATTTGACTGATTTATGTTTATTATTTATATAAGCAAAATGACAAAAGATGTTTTGTTAACCTTTAGATAACTCGATCTTTACTTTTTGGGATCGCAAAATATGCTAAACACTGATCCTGGAATACTTTTTAAGCTTGTTATTATTTATCATAGAATCTAATCACTCATTAAAGTTAAAGCGCCGCCAGTTTTTGCTCCGTTCAACTATAACAGCAGGTGGAATTATTGCCACAAACCTTGCATCTAAATCACAAGTTTTTGCTCAAGCACCTGCCATTATCACGAAGGGTTCCAATTTTTTGGAGGAGTAAAGATTGATGCTTATACAAAGGTAATGACAGTAACGTTGCGTAACTTGGTAGGCAAAACTCTTTACAGTGTAGATTTGCCACCAGAAACATAAATCGTCAAAAACTTAGCTCAATATAGCTATATAGCTATTATAAAAGCGATCGCCTGTTCTGAAAGAGTGAGTGCGACACCTAATAGTCCGTCGTAGACATCGCCTTACAGAAAACCTCAAAAATAAAGCGTAGACGCATAGCGGCTTGTCGTTAGACATCGCCCGTAATTGTAGTGTTAGGTTCGCGTCTGCCACGATTTTGGATCTCTACGACCATGAAAAATTGCCGTCACTATTATTCGACTCGACACAATCTGATAGTACACAGCATAGGGAAATCGTCGCACTACTGCTCGTCGAATATCACCGTAGACAATTTAGATAGGATTCTGGCATCTGAGAAATTCGATTCACCGTTTCGTCTACACAGTCTAAAAACTCGTCACCCAGACCGGGTTTCTGACTCTCGTACCAACTGTGTGCATCATTGAGTTCTTCTCGAACCTCTGGGCGAAACACCAGGATATAATTCATTATTGCCCCTTAATTGATGCTTTGATTTCTTCCCAAGTCAGCACATTATCTGGATTTGAATTATAGTCAGCAGTTCGACGATCAAGCTCTTGCTTTTGTGCATCGGTTAAATCAGGGTAAACTTGCTCTGCTGCGATGCTATCCCAAATTGCTTGCACAATACGGATTCTATCTTCAACACTGAGAGCTGCGATTTCGTTCAAAGTAGCTGTGATATCCATACTGATTAACTTGGAGTGAGGAAGCAACTGATACACCTTAAATATAGCCGACAAGATTTTGTCTATCAAATCAAACGCTGCATTTGCTTTGATGCCCAACAGTGAGATGTCTACGACGGGCTACGCCTACGCCTTACAGAAAACCTCAAAAATAATGCGATCGCCTGTTGTCCAAGAGTGAGTGCGATCGCAATGGTTATTCTGATAAATAAGCATATATCAAGCCTGTCTACATTTATTTATAAAATAAAGAAACGCAGTCTGTCTGTGTGTGTATATTTGACTTAAAGTCCAGAGAAATGGCAGTGTATATTTTATGTCTAATTATCAAGAAGTACTATTGCAAGCTCAAAGCCTAACTCCTGAAGAGCAAATACGCTTAATTGAAGAATTGTCAAGCTTAATTCGTCAACAGGTGACGATGATACCTAAGCAAAAGCATAGCATTCTCGAATTACGTGGATTAGGTAAAGAAATCTGGAATGGCATTGATGCTCAAGAATACATTAATCAGGAACGTGATTCATGGAATGCCTAGTCCAGCTACAGGGGCAAATTGTAGGTTTGGATACTGCTCCACTCATTTACTTTATTGAAGAAAATCCTAATTATTTGGATGTTACAGATGCTTTTTTTGAAGCGATGTTTCGTGGTGATTTTAGCGTTGTAACATCAGTTTTGACTATCACGGAAGTGTTAGTCTATCCCTTGCGACAAGGAAACACAGCATTAGCTCAACAATATCGTGAAATTCTATTTAATTCCCAAGGTTTGACTACTATAGAAGTTTTCCCTGACATTGCTGAAAATGCAGCACAATTAAGGGCAAATTATAACTTAAGAACCCCAGATGCTATTCAAATGGCTACTGCTATTCGTGGAGGTGCATCATTTTTCTTGACAAATGATGCGCGGTTGCCCTCTTTACCAGCGTTAACAGTGTTAGTGTTGGATCAACTGATAGTTTGAGTCTTTTTATTTGTTGCGATCGCTGATTGTATGATGCCATTTTAGGCGATCGCTTTACAGAAAACCTTAAAAACAATGCGATCGCCTGTTGTCCAAGAGTGAGCGATCGCCTTACAGAAAACCTCAAAAATAATGCGATCGCCTGTTGTCCAAGAGTGAGCGATCGCCTTACAGAAAACCTCAAAAACAAAGCGATCGCACTTTGTATTTTAATCAATTCACCAGATATCTTTAAGATTAAGCACAAATTGCGGTAGCACATCTTCGCCTGATAAACTAGCAGGAAATTGCAGCACTTCAACATCTCTAGCAAAGCGATAAATTTCTACTTGCCGAATTTCTAAATCAATTAACCAACCTAATCTAGTACCGTTGTCTCGGTAATCTTGCATTTTATTTTGTAGCCTTTTTAAACAATCAGTATCAGAATGCAATTCTACGACAAAATCAGGACATACAGGCGGAAATCTCTCTTTTTGCTCCTGTGTAAGAGAATCCCATCTGTCACGTCTTAACCAAGATGCGTCAGGCGATCGCATTGCCCCATTTGGTAAAATAAACCCAACCGAAGAACCAAAAGCTATACCTAGTGACTCATCACGATTCCACACTCCAAGTTGAGCAGTTAAATTAGCATTGCGGTTGCTGGTTAAACCTCCGACTAAAGGCATTAGTAGCAATGTGCCATCAGCATTACGCTCAAATCTGATTAATTCATTTATCTGACATAACTGGAAGAATTGCTCATCTGTTATTTGAAGAACAGGAGCAAAGTTGATAGTTAACGCATCCATAGAAAAATTTCAACTTGAATATTCCCATAAAATTTAATATAGAAGCGATCGCTGATTATATGATGGCATTGTAGGCGATCGCCTTACAGAAAACCTCAAAAACTAAGCGATCACCTTTATGAAAGACTGAGCGATCGCTTTATTTAGTTATTTAGGCATTCAATTCTCAATTTTGCGAAGTTGCCAATAATATCTTGCTATTGAAACAAGTTATATACGGCACTAATTTTTTCACCAGATAACTCTTGAGGTTGTTTTTCATGTCCATCTCTGATATAGAGCTTATTTTCATACCATACAGGTTCTTTTCCTGCTTGTATTTCAATCATCAATACTGTGTGATCATGATATGTAATAGGTGTTAATCCTGTGTTAACGCTGGTTTTTAGCGATTCTGGTAATTTAGAATCCCTAATTTTTCGACTAATATTTAGTATATATTGATCGATCGTTATACTTTGAATTTTAGCCTCTCTTTCTATTCCAACAATACCGAATGGAAAAAATCTAGGTGCAGATATTTGATCAAGTGCTTCAATAAGTTCAGTATCTTTGTCTTTATCAGATATTCCCAAAAATATGTATCCTCTTTTTCCTTTGCCTAAATTTGCTATTGCCGCAATATTTTGACAAATTTTTTCAAAGCAATTGTTATCGAAACTCCGATTAGAACGGTTTAATGACAATAATCCTTGTTTAAAATCATAATTTGGAGCTTCTGTTTTAGAGCGTCTCAAATAGTTCTCCAAATCTATTGCATAAGAACCACTACTACGAGTTGTTGATGTTGATAATTTAAAATAACTTTGAATTAGTCCTTTCGTAAGACCAATATTTTTTGTTCGTTTATCTGCTGTAATACTAGAACTTACTTCTATTTTTGCCATAAGTCCCATTACCGCCTTAAAAATTGCCTGATAATCAAAAGGTTCTTTAGATTCTTGGATAATTAGATCATAAAAAGCCATAAATAATGTATAAAACGGCTCTTTAACTGGATTGCTAACTCCTCCATCACGACTAAGAATCTTTCTGAGGAAGTTTTTATCATTTCCTGAGTCTATTAATGAAACTGAATTAACAGCATTTTTTATCTGTGATAGTATAGCTTTAATATCTTCTTTAAGGTTGTCTGTTCCATATCGTGTAACTGCTAATTCTATTTCATCTGATTTATCTACGTCTCCCTTGCCATAATAATTATCAAAGTTTTCCTTTCTTGCTGGAAAAGGTTTTCCTAAAGCTATAGAAAGTATTATATCTGCTAAAAATTGTTCATCTGCACTCTCCCGCAAATCAGAATTACTTATAATACCTTGACGACACCAGAATGTATCTTCTGCAAGAACTCCATATCCTAAATTAATAGATTTAGAATCAATACTAATCTCAGGCATTTCTGAAAGAGGAACAATTTCTCTTGATACATCACCTCGAATTTCACAAGCTAATAATCTAACTAATTCTGCAAAATTGCTGGTAACTCCAGCCGATCTAACTTCTTGAGGGGACAAATGTTTTCCATTGGAATTAATTCTATTAAATACATCTTCAATCTCTTTGTTACTATTAGCCTCATAGATAGTAACAGCTAATGAATACTCTAAAAAATCTATGCATTCTTGAGCATTCAATAAATTTTCTTGGCTTGTTTCTAG
This Nostoc sp. KVJ3 DNA region includes the following protein-coding sequences:
- a CDS encoding PEP-CTERM sorting domain-containing protein → MRLVPQLVIAASLAFGLATIENTKSASAALVNYAFTVESPITTGNGFFSFDDSNFSNDNIPESPLQSLSFKFDGDSSIYTEKDDLNYPDFPLVFSTTFLEEASSVGLDYTFNDKANPSSSRSYEIVGEDFTIYSRTSPNTEIFSGKVSYRQVPEPATLGGSLFACGFAWMLKRKTTSIKKVKF
- a CDS encoding type II toxin-antitoxin system RelE/ParE family toxin produces the protein MNYILVFRPEVREELNDAHSWYESQKPGLGDEFLDCVDETVNRISQMPESYLNCLR
- a CDS encoding addiction module protein; this encodes MIDKILSAIFKVYQLLPHSKLISMDITATLNEIAALSVEDRIRIVQAIWDSIAAEQVYPDLTDAQKQELDRRTADYNSNPDNVLTWEEIKASIKGQ
- a CDS encoding type II toxin-antitoxin system VapC family toxin, whose amino-acid sequence is MECLVQLQGQIVGLDTAPLIYFIEENPNYLDVTDAFFEAMFRGDFSVVTSVLTITEVLVYPLRQGNTALAQQYREILFNSQGLTTIEVFPDIAENAAQLRANYNLRTPDAIQMATAIRGGASFFLTNDARLPSLPALTVLVLDQLIV
- a CDS encoding Uma2 family endonuclease, with the protein product MDALTINFAPVLQITDEQFFQLCQINELIRFERNADGTLLLMPLVGGLTSNRNANLTAQLGVWNRDESLGIAFGSSVGFILPNGAMRSPDASWLRRDRWDSLTQEQKERFPPVCPDFVVELHSDTDCLKRLQNKMQDYRDNGTRLGWLIDLEIRQVEIYRFARDVEVLQFPASLSGEDVLPQFVLNLKDIW
- a CDS encoding GmrSD restriction endonuclease domain-containing protein; this translates as MSITPKGISILELYRLYRENNLIVNRRYQRKLVWAKIEKASLIESILFKYPIPLILFGKFKKDGKDIYEIIDGMQRLNAIFCFIENQFSINCKFFDVTKHPLANELSNQGVFKRLETSQENLLNAQECIDFLEYSLAVTIYEANSNKEIEDVFNRINSNGKHLSPQEVRSAGVTSNFAELVRLLACEIRGDVSREIVPLSEMPEISIDSKSINLGYGVLAEDTFWCRQGIISNSDLRESADEQFLADIILSIALGKPFPARKENFDNYYGKGDVDKSDEIELAVTRYGTDNLKEDIKAILSQIKNAVNSVSLIDSGNDKNFLRKILSRDGGVSNPVKEPFYTLFMAFYDLIIQESKEPFDYQAIFKAVMGLMAKIEVSSSITADKRTKNIGLTKGLIQSYFKLSTSTTRSSGSYAIDLENYLRRSKTEAPNYDFKQGLLSLNRSNRSFDNNCFEKICQNIAAIANLGKGKRGYIFLGISDKDKDTELIEALDQISAPRFFPFGIVGIEREAKIQSITIDQYILNISRKIRDSKLPESLKTSVNTGLTPITYHDHTVLMIEIQAGKEPVWYENKLYIRDGHEKQPQELSGEKISAVYNLFQ